A stretch of Paenibacillus sp. URB8-2 DNA encodes these proteins:
- the thiI gene encoding tRNA uracil 4-sulfurtransferase ThiI, producing MKTIEPARLAGKSTEYADMLLLRFGEFTLKGKNRSRFEKTMLRHVKEIVKPYPMARLIKEYGRIYVELNGEPAGEMVEALAKVFGISSISPVRAVKPELEEIVEASLRFIERVNPEPGTTFKVNARRVWKDFPHGSQEMNRLVSAPLLKTFPALSVDVRTPMLELRVEVREQYAYIFCENIPAVGGFPLGTNGKAMLLLSGGIDSPVAAWSSMRRGLEVECVHFFSYPYTSREARQKVIDLARVLSRYAGRIRLHLVPFTEVQTSFAGIGQDNLMITLMRRAMLRITTKLAEREGALALVTGESLGQVASQTLPSMNVIGRATDLPLLRPLVMMDKADIVELAKQIGTYDLSILPYEDCCTLFMPKSPTTNPNLRIVEKIEETLPGYAERLAEAVEAAVTVDITPYGNESPDDEADLISSAKEDWF from the coding sequence ATGAAAACGATAGAACCCGCGCGTTTGGCGGGAAAAAGCACAGAATACGCCGACATGCTGCTGCTGCGTTTCGGAGAGTTTACGCTCAAAGGCAAGAACCGCAGCCGTTTCGAGAAAACGATGCTGCGGCATGTCAAGGAAATAGTCAAGCCTTATCCGATGGCCAGATTGATCAAGGAATATGGGCGAATCTACGTGGAATTGAACGGAGAACCGGCTGGAGAAATGGTGGAAGCGCTCGCCAAAGTGTTCGGCATTTCATCCATCAGTCCGGTAAGGGCCGTCAAGCCCGAGCTTGAAGAAATCGTAGAGGCCAGCCTTCGATTTATCGAAAGGGTCAACCCCGAACCGGGCACGACCTTTAAGGTGAACGCCCGGCGGGTGTGGAAGGACTTCCCGCATGGCTCCCAGGAAATGAACCGTCTGGTGTCTGCCCCGCTGCTGAAGACCTTCCCGGCACTGTCCGTCGACGTCAGAACACCGATGCTGGAGCTTCGGGTGGAAGTCCGGGAGCAGTATGCATATATTTTCTGCGAGAATATTCCCGCGGTTGGCGGCTTTCCCCTCGGTACCAACGGTAAGGCGATGCTCCTTCTTTCAGGAGGAATCGACAGCCCGGTGGCGGCCTGGTCTTCTATGCGTCGGGGGCTGGAGGTGGAGTGCGTCCATTTCTTCAGTTATCCCTATACAAGCCGGGAAGCAAGGCAAAAGGTCATCGATTTGGCCAGGGTGCTGTCGCGGTACGCCGGAAGAATCCGGCTGCACCTGGTTCCGTTTACTGAAGTGCAGACCTCTTTTGCCGGAATCGGCCAGGACAATCTGATGATTACGCTGATGCGAAGGGCAATGCTGAGGATAACGACGAAGCTGGCCGAACGCGAAGGTGCCCTGGCACTGGTCACCGGCGAAAGTCTGGGCCAGGTCGCGAGTCAGACACTGCCGAGCATGAACGTCATCGGCCGGGCGACCGATTTGCCGCTGCTGCGGCCGCTCGTCATGATGGACAAAGCCGATATTGTGGAGCTTGCGAAGCAAATCGGCACCTACGATTTATCGATTTTACCCTATGAGGACTGCTGTACGCTGTTCATGCCAAAGTCGCCGACAACGAATCCGAATCTGCGGATCGTCGAGAAGATCGAAGAAACGCTCCCTGGTTATGCCGAGCGGCTTGCCGAGGCGGTTGAGGCGGCTGTTACGGTAGATATTACTCCGTACGGAAATGAGAGCCCTGACGATGAAGCCGATTTAATCTCTTCCGCCAAGGAAGACTGGTTCTGA
- the typA gene encoding translational GTPase TypA produces the protein MHSREQIRNIAIIAHVDHGKTTLVDQLLQQSGIFREHETVQERAMDSNDLERERGITILAKNTAITYKDFLINIVDTPGHADFGGEVERIMKMVDGVLLVVDAYEGCMPQTKFVLRKALEQNLTPIVVVNKIDRPAARPSEVIDEVLDLFIELEASDDQLEFPVVYASALNGTSSLDPEKQDDNMLALYETIIEHIPSPTESVEEPLQFLVTLMDYNEYLGRIAIGRVNRGIIRQGQAITVIQRDGKHKSARIEKLFGFQGLKRVETEEAGAGDIVAIAGIKDINIGETIADPANPEALPVLKIDEPTMQMTFLVNNSPFAGKEGKWVTSRKLRERLFKELETDVSLRVNETDSPDAFIVSGRGELHLGILIENMRREGYEMQVSKPEVIVKEIDGAKMEPLERLLIDVPEDSMGSVMESLGSRKAEMVNMINNGNGQVRLEFLIPARGLIGYNTHFLTLTRGYGVMNHAFDSYAPLIGGQVGGRHQGVLVSTETGTSTFYGMMGVEDRGTLFLEPGTDIYEGMIVGEHTRDNDIVVNICKEKALTNVRSATKDETVKLKTPVLFSLEQALEYLNDDEYCEITPKSVRLRKKILNKSERERAEKHRKMAEANM, from the coding sequence ATGCATTCAAGAGAACAAATTCGCAACATAGCGATCATTGCCCACGTTGACCATGGCAAAACGACGCTCGTCGACCAGTTGCTGCAGCAGTCGGGTATTTTCCGCGAGCACGAGACGGTACAGGAGCGCGCCATGGATTCCAACGATCTGGAACGCGAACGCGGCATTACGATTCTGGCCAAGAACACAGCCATTACTTATAAAGATTTTCTCATCAACATTGTGGACACGCCCGGACACGCCGACTTCGGCGGAGAAGTTGAACGGATTATGAAGATGGTTGACGGCGTTCTGCTCGTCGTCGACGCCTACGAGGGCTGCATGCCGCAGACGAAATTCGTGCTGCGCAAGGCGCTTGAACAAAATCTGACGCCAATCGTCGTCGTCAACAAAATCGACCGTCCGGCCGCCCGGCCGAGCGAAGTAATCGACGAAGTGCTGGACCTGTTCATTGAGCTGGAAGCCAGCGACGATCAGCTTGAATTCCCTGTCGTATACGCCTCCGCGCTGAACGGAACGTCCAGCCTTGATCCGGAGAAGCAGGACGACAACATGCTTGCCCTGTATGAAACCATCATCGAGCATATCCCGTCTCCGACGGAGAGCGTGGAAGAGCCGCTGCAATTCCTTGTTACCCTGATGGACTATAACGAGTATTTGGGCCGTATCGCCATCGGCCGCGTCAACCGCGGAATTATCCGCCAAGGTCAGGCCATAACGGTTATCCAGCGCGACGGCAAGCACAAGTCGGCGCGCATCGAGAAGCTGTTCGGTTTCCAAGGTCTGAAGCGTGTGGAGACCGAAGAAGCCGGCGCGGGCGACATCGTGGCGATTGCCGGCATCAAGGACATCAACATCGGCGAGACGATTGCCGATCCTGCGAACCCTGAAGCGTTGCCTGTTCTGAAGATCGACGAGCCGACAATGCAGATGACCTTCCTGGTCAACAATTCTCCGTTCGCCGGCAAGGAAGGCAAATGGGTAACCTCCCGCAAACTGCGCGAGCGTCTGTTCAAGGAGCTGGAAACAGACGTTTCCCTGCGTGTGAACGAAACCGACAGTCCGGACGCCTTTATCGTCTCCGGCCGCGGCGAGCTGCATCTCGGCATTCTGATCGAGAACATGCGCCGTGAAGGATATGAAATGCAGGTTTCCAAGCCTGAAGTTATCGTCAAGGAAATCGACGGCGCCAAGATGGAACCGCTGGAGCGCCTTCTTATCGACGTGCCGGAAGACAGCATGGGCTCCGTTATGGAAAGCCTGGGCAGCCGTAAGGCCGAAATGGTCAATATGATCAACAACGGCAACGGCCAGGTCCGTCTTGAATTCCTGATTCCAGCGCGCGGCCTGATCGGCTACAACACGCATTTCCTGACACTGACGCGCGGCTACGGCGTTATGAACCATGCGTTCGACAGCTATGCCCCGCTGATCGGCGGCCAGGTTGGCGGACGCCACCAGGGCGTGCTTGTCTCGACCGAGACCGGAACTTCCACCTTCTACGGCATGATGGGTGTGGAAGATCGCGGTACGCTGTTCCTGGAGCCGGGCACCGACATTTACGAAGGCATGATCGTGGGCGAGCATACGCGCGACAACGATATCGTCGTGAATATCTGTAAGGAAAAAGCATTGACCAACGTCCGTTCTGCAACGAAGGACGAGACTGTCAAGCTGAAGACTCCGGTCCTCTTCTCCCTGGAGCAGGCGCTGGAATACCTGAACGATGACGAATATTGCGAGATTACGCCGAAATCGGTTCGCCTGCGCAAGAAAATTCTGAACAAGAGCGAACGCGAGCGCGCGGAGAAACACCGCAAAATGGCTGAGGCCAATATGTAA
- a CDS encoding pyridoxamine 5'-phosphate oxidase family protein, producing the protein MSESVAQLTESLLKMLQNETFVLLNTVDAESGGPTSTAISWVYAVNASTLRLAIDHRSRLVRNMKENPLVTLTVFGEGTVHAINGRSVVKIDPLPEVPFEMCCFDVQISAVRNALFYGAQLELAPKYAKTYDQRAAEKLDGQVFAAMQKA; encoded by the coding sequence ATGTCCGAATCCGTTGCCCAGCTTACCGAATCTCTGCTGAAGATGCTGCAAAACGAAACATTCGTGCTTCTTAATACCGTCGATGCGGAAAGCGGCGGCCCTACCTCCACGGCTATTTCGTGGGTGTATGCGGTGAATGCTTCCACGCTCCGGCTGGCGATCGACCACCGTTCCCGGCTGGTCAGAAACATGAAGGAGAACCCTCTGGTCACGCTGACCGTTTTTGGGGAGGGGACGGTTCATGCCATTAACGGCCGTTCCGTTGTCAAGATCGATCCGCTTCCCGAGGTTCCGTTCGAGATGTGTTGCTTTGATGTGCAAATCTCGGCGGTGCGGAATGCGCTCTTTTATGGCGCGCAGCTGGAATTGGCTCCAAAATATGCCAAAACCTACGACCAGCGTGCGGCGGAGAAGCTCGATGGACAAGTGTTTGCCGCAATGCAAAAAGCCTAG
- a CDS encoding TerC family protein has protein sequence MDSIWLLGEILMVNLVLSGDNAMVIAMASKNLPEEQRKKAVWWGSAGAVLLRCILTLAAVLLLKIPYIQAGGGILLLWISFKLLLEEEDQIRVSEGSTVWKAIRTILAADFIMSLDNVLAIAGLAKGDLALIVIGIALSIPIVVWGSGIIVGWLHRFPVLIYIGAYILAYTAGEMLLHDAKLGAVLSILLPTMHTLLPVALGVAVVAAGGIKRHTPKAG, from the coding sequence ATGGATTCGATATGGCTGCTTGGAGAAATATTAATGGTGAATCTCGTTCTCAGCGGAGACAATGCGATGGTTATCGCGATGGCGAGCAAAAACCTGCCGGAAGAACAGCGCAAAAAGGCGGTATGGTGGGGGTCGGCGGGAGCTGTCCTTTTGCGCTGCATATTGACGCTGGCGGCGGTGCTGCTGCTTAAGATTCCTTACATTCAAGCGGGCGGCGGAATCTTGCTGCTGTGGATTTCATTTAAGCTGCTGCTGGAGGAAGAAGACCAAATCCGCGTGAGCGAAGGCTCCACGGTGTGGAAAGCGATCCGGACTATTTTGGCCGCCGATTTCATTATGAGCTTGGACAACGTGCTTGCCATTGCCGGTCTGGCGAAAGGCGATCTGGCTCTTATAGTCATCGGGATTGCGCTCAGTATTCCGATTGTTGTATGGGGCAGCGGCATTATCGTCGGATGGCTGCACCGTTTTCCGGTGCTTATCTACATAGGGGCTTACATTCTCGCCTACACCGCCGGGGAGATGCTGCTGCATGACGCCAAGCTGGGTGCGGTGCTGTCCATCCTGCTTCCGACTATGCATACTCTGCTGCCCGTCGCGCTGGGCGTCGCCGTCGTTGCGGCTGGAGGGATTAAACGGCACACACCGAAGGCGGGGTAG
- a CDS encoding PhoH family protein, whose product MKKIFVLDTNVLLHDPNSIFSFKENEVIIPAVVLEEIDNKKRNADEIGRNARTVSRLLDGLRERGHLHSGVELEHGGKLKVELNHRSFIKVQEMFGEVSTDNRILAVALNYLQEENEKADPRPVVLVSKDVLVRIKADVLGITPEDYLSDRTGDLNELYAGYQTLPVHPALIDEYYSNRSLSVKQLQLSYPLYPHEFIILKDEIGSGKSALLKVSGDASRLEPLYLGNDPVWGISARNAQQRMALELLLNEDIPLVTITGKAGTGKTLLALAAGLFKVEDEHKYKKLLIARPVVPMGKDIGYLPGEKDEKLRPWMQPIYDNLEFLFDTKKAGDIDKILMGLGSIQVEALTYIRGRSIPGQFIIIDEAQNLSRHEVKTIVSRAGEGSKVILMGDPEQIDHPYLDAASNGLSYIVEKFKQQGISGHITLEKGERSRLAQLAADLL is encoded by the coding sequence ATGAAAAAGATCTTTGTACTGGATACCAATGTACTGCTTCACGACCCCAATTCGATTTTTTCGTTTAAGGAGAATGAAGTCATCATTCCCGCCGTGGTGCTGGAGGAGATCGATAATAAGAAGCGGAACGCCGATGAAATCGGACGCAATGCCCGCACGGTGTCCCGCCTGCTCGACGGGCTTCGCGAGCGGGGCCATCTGCACAGCGGCGTGGAGCTTGAGCATGGGGGCAAGCTGAAGGTTGAACTGAATCACCGCAGCTTTATCAAGGTGCAGGAAATGTTCGGCGAGGTATCCACTGACAATCGGATTTTGGCTGTGGCGCTTAATTATTTGCAGGAGGAGAACGAGAAGGCCGATCCCCGGCCGGTCGTACTTGTAAGTAAAGATGTTCTGGTCCGCATTAAGGCTGATGTGCTTGGTATTACACCGGAGGACTATTTGTCCGACCGGACAGGCGATTTGAATGAGCTGTATGCCGGTTACCAGACGCTGCCCGTTCACCCGGCGCTGATCGACGAGTATTACAGCAACCGCTCCCTTTCCGTCAAGCAGCTGCAGCTGTCCTATCCTCTGTACCCCCACGAATTCATCATTCTGAAGGACGAGATCGGCAGCGGCAAATCGGCGCTGCTCAAGGTGAGTGGCGACGCCAGCCGCCTGGAGCCGCTGTATCTAGGCAACGATCCCGTATGGGGGATCAGCGCCCGCAATGCGCAGCAGCGGATGGCTCTGGAACTGCTCCTTAACGAAGACATTCCGCTTGTCACCATCACCGGCAAAGCAGGTACAGGCAAGACGCTTCTTGCGCTGGCCGCCGGACTGTTCAAGGTGGAGGATGAGCATAAATACAAGAAACTGCTGATTGCCCGGCCTGTCGTTCCAATGGGCAAGGACATCGGCTATCTGCCCGGAGAAAAGGACGAGAAGCTCCGGCCGTGGATGCAGCCGATATACGATAATCTGGAATTCCTCTTCGACACGAAGAAAGCCGGAGACATCGACAAAATTCTGATGGGGCTCGGAAGCATTCAGGTAGAAGCGCTGACCTATATCCGCGGACGCTCCATTCCGGGGCAGTTCATCATCATTGATGAAGCGCAGAACCTGTCGCGCCACGAAGTGAAGACGATTGTCTCCAGAGCGGGCGAGGGAAGCAAGGTCATTCTGATGGGAGACCCCGAGCAGATTGATCATCCTTATCTCGATGCCGCCAGCAACGGACTTAGCTATATCGTTGAAAAGTTCAAACAGCAGGGCATCAGCGGCCACATTACGCTGGAAAAAGGCGAACGTTCCCGTCTGGCCCAATTGGCTGCGGATTTGCTGTAA
- a CDS encoding YhcN/YlaJ family sporulation lipoprotein, translating into MRKSMCLLLVLTLLLTSCGMVKKQSSPSPQDKQSAMNGINNREHGVRPLADEGTETPQASAPNGTGVVTLSDAELKDHLERLAKRVPGVKGAHCVVMGKTAVVGIDVDGSLSRSRVGTVKYSVAEALRKDHVGVNSLVTADADVAARIAELSRHFRQGRPVSGFAAEMADIIGRIIPQLPDDTTPRGQQ; encoded by the coding sequence ATGAGAAAATCAATGTGTCTGTTGCTGGTCCTTACGCTGCTGCTGACAAGCTGCGGTATGGTCAAAAAACAGTCATCACCCTCTCCTCAGGATAAACAATCGGCAATGAATGGCATAAATAACAGGGAACACGGGGTAAGACCGCTGGCAGACGAGGGAACGGAAACGCCTCAGGCTTCTGCACCAAACGGAACGGGCGTTGTTACGCTTAGCGACGCCGAGCTGAAAGACCATCTGGAACGGTTGGCCAAAAGAGTTCCCGGCGTAAAGGGAGCACACTGCGTCGTGATGGGCAAAACCGCCGTTGTCGGTATCGACGTGGATGGATCGCTCAGCCGTTCCAGAGTAGGTACGGTCAAATACTCGGTTGCCGAGGCTTTGCGCAAAGACCACGTGGGCGTTAACTCGCTCGTGACCGCGGACGCCGATGTGGCGGCGCGTATCGCCGAGCTGAGCCGACACTTCCGCCAAGGCCGCCCCGTCTCCGGGTTTGCCGCTGAAATGGCCGATATCATCGGGCGGATTATTCCTCAGCTTCCTGATGATACGACGCCACGGGGCCAGCAATAA
- a CDS encoding LCP family protein → MSTSKGSLPPRSRGQGGGNRRPAGQASKNVIRKKNKKPGFMARLGKLILILMMLSALVVVGYFLYLYYKLDSGVLDTGVDRPVAADSSAKVKPLTMLLLGTDYRPKHKSYLTDVIMVVALNPETESATIVSLPRDTYMELAGYKRTKINEYYSRFKSKEDTSGISAEDEMKTMMGKYLDVKIDYVTVLNFQGFRGAVDELGGVKVNISEDMCYTDSADGTDINLKEGPAELNGDKALDYVRYRKSNCDPKTKASDDFDRNRRQSEVLHSLMDQMQSLGGVVKIGGVLDAINDNMQTDLEKNQIKNMIAAYWQMSKNNVEFKPVTGTWRSPYVYINEEELDAAKRSLKDRLAGAAPAATAAP, encoded by the coding sequence ATGAGTACAAGTAAAGGCAGTTTGCCTCCAAGGTCCAGAGGACAGGGGGGCGGAAACAGAAGGCCCGCTGGGCAAGCTTCCAAGAATGTGATCCGCAAGAAGAACAAGAAACCTGGCTTTATGGCCCGGCTCGGAAAATTGATTTTAATTCTCATGATGCTGTCGGCGCTCGTCGTGGTAGGTTACTTCCTGTATTTGTACTATAAGCTGGACAGCGGAGTGCTGGATACGGGCGTCGACAGACCGGTGGCCGCCGATAGCTCGGCTAAGGTCAAGCCGCTGACCATGCTGCTGCTCGGCACGGATTACCGGCCGAAGCATAAATCGTATCTGACGGATGTTATCATGGTGGTCGCGCTCAATCCGGAGACGGAATCGGCGACGATCGTTTCGCTTCCCCGCGATACGTATATGGAGCTGGCCGGTTACAAGAGGACGAAGATCAACGAATACTATTCGAGGTTCAAGAGTAAGGAAGATACTTCAGGCATCTCGGCCGAGGATGAAATGAAGACCATGATGGGCAAGTATCTTGACGTTAAAATCGACTATGTAACGGTCCTTAATTTCCAGGGCTTCCGCGGGGCGGTCGACGAGCTTGGCGGCGTCAAGGTTAACATCAGCGAAGATATGTGTTATACGGACAGCGCGGACGGCACCGACATCAATTTGAAAGAGGGTCCCGCCGAGCTGAACGGCGACAAGGCGCTCGACTATGTCCGTTATCGCAAATCCAACTGCGATCCGAAGACGAAAGCCTCCGACGATTTCGACCGCAACCGGCGGCAAAGCGAAGTGCTACATTCGCTCATGGATCAGATGCAGTCGCTTGGCGGAGTTGTCAAAATCGGCGGCGTGCTGGATGCGATCAACGACAATATGCAGACCGACCTTGAGAAGAACCAGATCAAGAATATGATCGCGGCGTATTGGCAAATGTCCAAAAATAACGTGGAATTCAAGCCGGTAACCGGCACCTGGCGCAGCCCTTATGTATATATTAACGAAGAGGAGCTTGACGCCGCGAAGCGGAGTCTGAAAGACCGGCTGGCCGGAGCCGCTCCGGCGGCAACCGCAGCCCCTTAG
- a CDS encoding YlaH-like family protein: MQIWFAEHPLIAYVVIFILLTYVYNRVFRVNQKLPLLKEILLYAMMAIGAGILLVFQHDKLPIIQCLLVAVGLMLLVRVRYFVEARQKRKAAADTAKRR; encoded by the coding sequence TTGCAAATCTGGTTTGCGGAGCACCCCTTAATTGCCTATGTCGTTATTTTCATTCTGCTTACTTATGTGTATAACCGGGTATTTCGGGTGAATCAGAAGCTGCCTCTGCTGAAGGAAATATTGCTTTATGCGATGATGGCCATCGGTGCGGGTATTTTGCTCGTTTTTCAGCATGACAAGCTGCCGATTATTCAGTGCCTGCTGGTCGCGGTCGGCCTGATGCTGCTCGTACGGGTCCGTTATTTCGTCGAGGCAAGGCAGAAACGCAAGGCGGCGGCAGACACCGCAAAGCGGCGGTGA
- a CDS encoding lytic transglycosylase domain-containing protein, with amino-acid sequence MEINPAVASQSGQLKWINLRSSADPGVSAKNNESSTSGSSRFEEILGGTEADKVPSRVSSSGVGLLWQRVGAVSAGAISGEMTDSAINGAAHTAAEPTEYDDLIQAASSKYGVPVDLIKAVIDTESSFNPNVVSSAGAKGLMQLMDGTAEGLGVSDPFNPAQSIDGGVRYLSYQLKRFNGQENMALAAYNAGPGRVLKLGVSTDEEMLGQLDKLPEETQAYIAKIERARAKYAV; translated from the coding sequence ATGGAGATTAACCCCGCCGTTGCCAGCCAGTCTGGCCAATTGAAGTGGATTAACTTGAGAAGTTCAGCCGATCCGGGCGTTTCGGCAAAAAATAATGAAAGTTCAACATCGGGATCTTCCCGGTTTGAGGAAATTCTTGGAGGAACAGAAGCGGATAAAGTACCATCTCGGGTTTCTTCGTCCGGAGTCGGGCTGCTGTGGCAGAGAGTCGGTGCCGTATCGGCAGGCGCTATTTCCGGGGAAATGACGGATTCGGCGATTAACGGCGCTGCGCATACAGCGGCAGAGCCGACTGAATATGACGATTTAATCCAGGCGGCTTCTTCCAAATACGGAGTGCCTGTCGACCTGATTAAGGCGGTCATCGATACGGAGTCCTCATTCAATCCGAATGTCGTTTCCTCTGCGGGCGCCAAAGGGCTTATGCAGCTGATGGACGGCACCGCCGAAGGCTTGGGCGTTTCCGATCCGTTCAATCCGGCCCAAAGCATCGACGGAGGCGTCCGCTACTTATCGTATCAGCTTAAGAGGTTCAACGGACAGGAAAATATGGCGCTTGCCGCCTATAACGCCGGCCCGGGCCGCGTGCTCAAGCTTGGAGTCAGCACGGATGAAGAGATGCTCGGGCAGTTGGACAAGCTGCCGGAAGAGACTCAGGCCTATATTGCCAAAATTGAACGCGCCCGCGCCAAATACGCGGTATAG
- a CDS encoding TerC family protein has product MLGEFMLGLLNIIFLDLVLAGDNAIVIGLAARNLHPATQKKAIVLGTAGAVVLRIAATLLVVWLLEIPWLRLAGGMLLLWIAYKLLTDGGGPAEVKAGDSIGSAVRTIIVADAAMGLDNVIAIAGAARHNTVLVALGLLISVPIVVWGSTLFIRLLSNFPWIIYAGAAVLGYTAAGMIAEEREMESFFASHPLLRALFYGLVITVILAAGYRKRRSGSSDEGQEKAAG; this is encoded by the coding sequence ATGCTCGGGGAATTTATGCTGGGATTGCTGAATATCATCTTCTTGGATCTTGTGCTGGCCGGAGACAATGCAATTGTTATCGGCCTGGCCGCGCGGAATCTGCATCCCGCTACACAGAAAAAAGCCATTGTCCTCGGGACGGCGGGAGCCGTGGTGCTGCGTATTGCCGCCACGCTGCTCGTCGTCTGGCTGCTGGAAATCCCCTGGCTGCGGCTGGCGGGCGGAATGCTGCTGCTCTGGATCGCTTACAAGCTGCTGACCGATGGCGGCGGCCCCGCCGAAGTAAAAGCGGGAGACAGCATCGGGTCGGCGGTAAGGACCATCATTGTTGCGGATGCCGCCATGGGCCTGGATAACGTAATCGCCATTGCCGGTGCGGCGCGGCACAATACGGTTCTGGTTGCCCTAGGTCTTCTCATCAGCGTGCCCATCGTCGTCTGGGGCAGCACGCTGTTCATCCGGCTGCTCTCCAACTTTCCCTGGATCATCTATGCGGGGGCCGCGGTCCTGGGATATACAGCTGCCGGAATGATCGCCGAGGAGCGGGAGATGGAATCTTTTTTTGCTTCGCATCCCCTGCTTCGCGCCCTGTTCTACGGACTTGTCATTACCGTCATCCTTGCCGCAGGGTACCGCAAGCGCCGGTCCGGCAGCTCGGATGAAGGACAAGAGAAAGCAGCCGGTTAA
- a CDS encoding DUF5353 domain-containing protein gives MDSGQKGSGPKGSRRKKITLRPRRVDYPRKAPEHREEYAAEVSPLPVRSNPSAGSAVRSADREGEAYKTVGYVGLVLGIASLFIWPVILGPSAAVLGYNAYNKGRKTAGAWAIGLGIVATLSYFVMIPFAR, from the coding sequence ATGGACAGTGGACAAAAGGGTTCGGGACCGAAAGGTTCCAGACGTAAAAAAATCACGCTGCGTCCGCGCAGAGTCGATTACCCTCGGAAAGCGCCTGAGCATCGAGAGGAATACGCCGCCGAGGTAAGTCCGCTTCCGGTCCGTTCCAACCCTTCAGCCGGTTCGGCTGTGAGGTCGGCGGACAGGGAAGGAGAAGCGTATAAGACGGTCGGTTATGTCGGACTTGTCTTAGGGATTGCTTCTCTGTTCATTTGGCCGGTTATTTTGGGGCCGTCTGCGGCAGTGCTGGGCTATAATGCCTACAATAAAGGCCGCAAGACAGCCGGTGCTTGGGCGATCGGTCTTGGCATTGTCGCGACGCTGAGCTATTTTGTTATGATTCCTTTCGCACGGTAA
- a CDS encoding cysteine desulfurase family protein: MIYWDYAAAAPPYDEVARTVEQLMRLHYANPSSLHRAGAAAAALIERAREVCAAALGVLPGEIRFTSGATESNNLAIKGAALHYAGRGRHIVTTELEHPSVYESCLQLQKMGWEVTFVRPDAAGVVNPTDVGAAVRRDTVLVSVMHVNNEIGSVQPLPEIGRAVKAANPRTLFHVDGVQGFGKLPASPGDFGADLYSLSPHKIRGPRGVGLLYVKEGIQLFPLLSGGSHEGGLRAGTENVPAIVAGAKAIRMAAERRGDFVSRNLPLRNRLLAFVREIPEFTVNSSESGAPHIVHFSYPGMKGEVMARQLEQLGMQVSTRSACSSRLAEPSRVLLAIGRDESTALGGIRISFGDEHTPADVDALEQALLGAVKALKIVEGGMR; this comes from the coding sequence ATGATTTACTGGGATTATGCCGCCGCAGCGCCGCCCTATGATGAGGTCGCGCGGACAGTGGAGCAGCTGATGAGGCTGCATTATGCGAATCCCTCCTCGCTGCACCGCGCCGGAGCCGCGGCCGCGGCTCTGATTGAGCGCGCCCGGGAAGTATGCGCCGCGGCGCTTGGCGTTCTTCCGGGGGAAATCAGGTTCACCTCCGGGGCGACCGAGAGCAACAATCTGGCCATCAAAGGCGCAGCCCTGCATTATGCGGGTAGGGGACGCCATATCGTAACGACAGAACTGGAGCATCCTTCCGTCTATGAAAGCTGTCTGCAGCTGCAAAAAATGGGCTGGGAGGTAACCTTCGTCCGGCCTGACGCGGCCGGAGTGGTGAATCCTACGGATGTTGGCGCCGCCGTGCGCCGCGATACGGTGCTTGTGAGTGTAATGCATGTCAATAATGAAATCGGATCAGTGCAGCCGCTGCCGGAGATCGGCCGCGCCGTCAAGGCGGCCAATCCCCGGACGCTGTTTCATGTGGACGGGGTTCAGGGCTTCGGCAAGCTTCCCGCTAGTCCCGGGGATTTCGGAGCGGATTTATACAGCCTGTCTCCGCATAAAATCCGCGGTCCCCGCGGAGTCGGCCTGCTGTATGTCAAAGAAGGGATTCAATTGTTTCCGCTGCTGAGCGGAGGCTCCCATGAGGGGGGACTCCGCGCCGGAACGGAAAATGTGCCGGCGATAGTCGCGGGGGCGAAGGCCATAAGGATGGCTGCCGAGCGGCGCGGAGACTTCGTCTCCCGCAACCTGCCGCTCCGGAACAGATTACTCGCATTTGTGCGCGAAATACCAGAATTTACTGTAAATAGCAGCGAGTCGGGGGCGCCGCATATCGTGCATTTTTCTTATCCCGGCATGAAGGGCGAAGTTATGGCGCGTCAGTTGGAGCAGCTCGGCATGCAGGTATCCACCCGCTCCGCCTGTTCGTCCCGGCTGGCCGAACCGAGCCGTGTGCTGCTGGCGATCGGGCGGGATGAAAGTACGGCGCTTGGCGGCATCCGCATCAGCTTCGGGGATGAGCATACCCCGGCCGATGTGGACGCTTTGGAACAGGCGCTGCTGGGCGCGGTTAAAGCTTTAAAGATTGTGGAAGGAGGCATGCGGTAA